GGATTGCGCGTTGTCCTGAAACCAGTGAGCCATGAATTCCTCCTCAATTAAACAGTAAGCAGTCTTTACGGGTTTACAGCTTGATGGTAACGCCGCGCCGCAATCCAGGCGCTGGCGACCACGCAATAAATCAGTGCTCTCACATAACGCACGCAGCGTCATTGCTATCTCTTGTGACCACCTTGTAGTGCGGCGAGTTGCACTGCCACGGCGGTGAGCGATTGGTAAACCGCTGCGACGGTCGGGTCAAGTTGACCGGTGGCGGCAAATTCCAGTTCCACCGTTTTCATGTCATTACGCGCCACCGGGCCGGTCAGCGCCCCCACCGGGCCGCATTGATCCAGATTCAGCAGTGTGCCATCAATCAAGGGGCGTAGTGCCTGCCAGGCCGCCTCTCGCGGCACACCTGCGCCCTGCATGCTGCGCAAGGCGGTTTCCATCAATGCCACCAGATGATTGCACGCCAGCACAGCCCCGGCGTGATACAGCAGTTTGTGCGCAGGGTCGATGGCAAATCGTTGCGCGCCTAGTGCATCGAACAAGGGCAACAAGCAAGCCAAGGCAGCTTCGTCGCCTTCATGACCACACCAGGTACCAGCAAAATTGTTCACGGCCAGCGCTGGATCGGCAAAGGACTTGAGCGGATGCACGCTGGCCACGCTAGCACCCGCATCACGCAACGGCACCAACAGATCACTAGTCAGGGCGCCACTGCAATGAAAAACCACATGACCTGGCCGGATCACGTCACTCTGCAACAACTGCTCTACCACTGACGGGATCGCATCATCTGGGGTGGCGATCAGCGTAATGCTGGCCGTCTGCAAGCCTGGCCAATCCACCACCTGCCCGGCACCGATGAACGCCTGTGCCGCCAAGGCGTGCGCCGAATCTCGCGCCAGCAATCCCTGTACGCCAAGCAGACCCTGGCGGTGCCACAGCCAGGCCAGCGTCTGGCTCAGCCGACCGGGGCCGATCACATTGAGAGTGGGAAGCGACATGCCGCAAACCGCCAAACAAGAAACAAAGGCGAGATGTTACGCCGCCTGACACGCCGGGCAAACGACCCGTTGCATATGCAGCAACGACTTGTGCCATTGGCGGCACACGCGACAGTGCTCGCAAGCAGTCCTACCCCCGGACCACCAAGGCGGGCCATTATTTGCAGGCCAGCAGGCCAGCGCCCCCACTGACCGCGTTGTGTCACAAAAAACTGCTATAACGGCTGCTACCTTTACCAGTTACATTTGAAAACGCCCTTGAGTCGAGGCTTGCATGTCCGAAAAAA
This genomic interval from Silvimonas soli contains the following:
- a CDS encoding Rossmann-like and DUF2520 domain-containing protein; protein product: MSLPTLNVIGPGRLSQTLAWLWHRQGLLGVQGLLARDSAHALAAQAFIGAGQVVDWPGLQTASITLIATPDDAIPSVVEQLLQSDVIRPGHVVFHCSGALTSDLLVPLRDAGASVASVHPLKSFADPALAVNNFAGTWCGHEGDEAALACLLPLFDALGAQRFAIDPAHKLLYHAGAVLACNHLVALMETALRSMQGAGVPREAAWQALRPLIDGTLLNLDQCGPVGALTGPVARNDMKTVELEFAATGQLDPTVAAVYQSLTAVAVQLAALQGGHKR